A window of Macrotis lagotis isolate mMagLag1 chromosome X, bilby.v1.9.chrom.fasta, whole genome shotgun sequence contains these coding sequences:
- the SLC45A4 gene encoding solute carrier family 45 member 4 isoform X2, which yields MALNIHAFSAGLGGATGYVLGGLDWTQTFLGDWFKTQYQVLFFFAAVIFTVSVALHLFSIEEEQYCPQQERIEEADTLSSGKFSSSLPRLSRLNVINEGEPYGVSMFADEVQSEHELSLDYLDVDIVRSKSDSVLHMPDATLEIEPELLFLHDIEPSIFQDTSIPNTPRSTSQEFMKCKRSRLSTLLREKEKEDDMLLDNHLNEAKVPNGNGSPPKDLNNGNSKIVLKTSNTSGSIRRRRHMFYRQASCTFSYYGKVGSHRYRFRRANAIVLIKSSRSMNDIYDIQKRHRQRCRQRNQSGTTNSSGDSESEEGETETTVKLLWLSMLKMPKELKRLCLCHLVTWFSIIAEAVFYTDFMGQVIFEGDPKAPSNSTAWHAYNAGVKMGCWGLVIYATTAAICSALLQKYLDNYELSIRVIYILGTLGFSIGTAVMAIFSNIYIAMIMISTMGIVSMSISYCPYVLLGQYHEIKEYVQHSPGNSRRGFGIDCAILSCQVYISQILVASALGGVVDAVGTVRVIPMVASVGSFLGFLSATFLVIYPDVCEESKEEHKGLSAQQTTGSGNTEEKPTVLKLIRKEGSHVSGESESVI from the exons ATGGCACTTAACATCCATGCCTTTTCAGCTG gtcTTGGAGGAGCAACTGGCTATGTGCTGGGAGGATTGGATTGGACACAGACCTTCTTGGGTGACTGGTTTAAAACCCAGTATCAAGTCCTCTTCTTCTTTGCAGCTGTCATTTTCACAGTGTCTGTAGCTCTTCACCTTTTTAGCATAGAAGAAGAGCAATATTGCCCTCAGCAAGAGCGAATTGAAGAAGCAGACACCCTCTCCAGTGGCAAATTCAGTAGCAGCCTCCCCCGCCTCAGCCGCTTGAATGTAATTAATGAGGGAGAGCCATATGGAGTTTCTATGTTTGCTGATGAAGTACAGTCTGAGCATGAGCTCAGTCTGGACTATCTCGATGTGGATATTGTAAGAAGTAAAAGTGACTCTGTACTTCACATGCCTGATGCAACTTTGGAAATTGAGCCAGAGCTACTTTTCCTTCATGACATTGAACCCTCCATTTTTCAGGACACTTCAATCCCTAACACTCCCCGAAGCACCAGCCAGGAGTTTATGAAATGCAAACGGAGCCGTTTGTCCACTCTcctcagggaaaaagaaaaagaagatgataTGTTGCTTGATAATCACTTGAATGAAGCCAAAGTCCCAAATGGCAATGGCTCCCCACCAAAAGATCTCAACAATGGAAACTCTAAAATAGTCTTGAAGACATCAAACACTTCAGGCTCCATTCGGAGGAGAAGGCACATGTTCTATCGCCAGGCATCTTGCACCTTTTCATATTATGGCAAAGTAGGATCACACCGTTACCGTTTCCGACGAGCTAATGCCATTGTGCTGATTAAGTCATCCCGCAGCATGAATGATATCTATGATATACAGAAGAGACATCGTCAGCGGTGCAGACAAAGGAACCAGAGTGGTACAACCAACTCTAGTGGTGACTCAGAGAGTgaagaaggggaaactgagaccacaGTCAAACTACTATGGCTGTCCATGTTGAAAATGCCCAAGGAGCTAAAAAGGCTTTGCCTGTGTCACCTTGTGACCTGGTTTTCAATCATTGCTGAAGCAGTGTTTTATACAGATTTTATGGGCCAAGTTATCTTTGAAGGTGACCCTAAG GCACCTTCAAATTCTACTGCTTGGCATGCATATAATGCAGGTGTGAAGATGGGTTGTTGGGGACTAGTCATCTATGCGACTACTGCTGCTATTTGCTCAG CCCTGTTACAGAAGTATTTGGACAACTATGAACTTAGTATAAGGGTGATTTACATCCTAGGAACCCTGGGTTTTTCGATTGGTACTGCAGTGATGGCCATTTTCTCCAACATCTACATCGCTATGATAATGATCAGCACTATGGGCATCGTCTCAATGAGCATATCCTACTGTCCCTATGTACTCTTAGGACAATATCATGAGATTAAAGAG TATGTACAACACAGCCCTGGAAACTCACGGCGTGGCTTTGGCATTGACTGTGCAATCCTTTCCTGCCAGGTTTATATTTCCCAAATCCTTGTAGCCTCTGCCCTTGGTGGAGTGGTGGATGCAGTGGGGACAGTCCGCGTGATTCCTATGGTGGCATCTGTGGGATCATTCTTGGGCTTTTTGTCGGCAACATTCCTGGTGATTTACCCTGATGTCTGTGAAGAATCCAAGGAAGAGCACAAGGGACTGTCTGCTCAGCAGACCACTGGGAGCGGCAACACTGAGGAGAAACCAACTGTTCTAAAGCTCATTCGGAAAGAGGGGTCCCATGTGTCAGGAGAGAGCGAGTCAGTCATCTGA